Within Streptomyces roseirectus, the genomic segment CGACGACGCTGCGGGCCTTGTCGACGTCGAGGATCGGCATCCCGGAGATCGCGTTGCCGGGGCGGCGGGCGGCCGGGTTGGTGACGTCGTTGGCGCCGATCACGAGGGCCACGTCGGCCTGCGGGAACTCGGGGTTGACGTCGTCCATCTCCTTGAGCCGGGTGTAGGGCACGTTCGCCTCGGCGAGCAGGACGTTCATGTGGCCCGGCATCCGGCCCGCGACCGGGTGCACGGCGTATCCGACGTCGACGCCGTGGTCGGTGAGCAGCTGGGCCAGGGCGCCGAGTTCGTGCTGTGCCTGGGCGGCGGCGAGGCCGTACCCGGGGACGAGGATCACCTTGCGTGCGTACGCCAGTTGGATCGCGACGTCGTCGGCGGACAGGGAGCGCACCTGGGCCGGGGCTCCCCCGGCCGCGGCGGGGGAGCTGTCGCCGGTGCCGAAGCCGCCGACGACGATGTTCGCGACGGAGCGGTTCATGGCGTCGGCCATCAGTTTGGTGAGGATGCCGCCCGAGGCGCTGACGAGCATGCCGGCGACAATCAGCGCGGTCTCGTTCAGCACGAAGCCCGCCATCGCGACGGCGGACCCGGTGAAGGCGTTGAGGAGGGCGATGACGACGGGCATGTCGGCGCCGCCGATGGGCAGCACCATGCTCACGCCGAACAGCAGCGCGACCGCCACGAGGCCGTAGAGGGCCGGCCGGGAGTCGGGAGCCAGCACGAGCCACACCG encodes:
- a CDS encoding NAD(P)(+) transhydrogenase (Re/Si-specific) subunit beta — protein: MVSDAVHYVFLAAAACFVLGLHLMNHPRTARRGNALSAAAMSLAVAAAVWLVADEGAITRTGWLVLASGGLLGAALGLWAAREIRMTAMPQLVSVFNAVGGGAAALIAVNDLLQARDPAGTGVRVSLPGALDIVIGAVTFSGSLIAAGKLQGVVSGAPVVLPGARLLNLLLPASFVAGTVWLVLAPDSRPALYGLVAVALLFGVSMVLPIGGADMPVVIALLNAFTGSAVAMAGFVLNETALIVAGMLVSASGGILTKLMADAMNRSVANIVVGGFGTGDSSPAAAGGAPAQVRSLSADDVAIQLAYARKVILVPGYGLAAAQAQHELGALAQLLTDHGVDVGYAVHPVAGRMPGHMNVLLAEANVPYTRLKEMDDVNPEFPQADVALVIGANDVTNPAARRPGNAISGMPILDVDKARSVVVIKRSMGHGYAGLDNELYTDPRTGMFFTDAKKGLTELKTALGEYVG